CGCCCGCCGTCACCACCCCGTTGGCCGGATGGAGCGGCCGCCCGGCCTTGCGGCGCGCCGCCTCGAGGGCCGCATCCCGGACCCGGGCCGGATGGCGGGCCGCCCGCAGCGTCCCGCCCCCCCAGAGGATGATATCGGCCTCCGCGCGGAGCCGGTTCATTTCCTCCCGGTCGGCCGCTCCCCCCAGGGGCCGGTCCACCCGATCGGCGGATGCAATCTTGCCGTCCAGCGTCATCGCCATGTTCACGTAAACGTAAATCGGACCACCCTCTATTTTTTCGGGAAAGCGGGTTGTCGCCCCTCCCCGCCGGGGATAAAATCTCCTCAGTCCTTCTCTATCCAGAAAGAGGTTTTCTCATGGGCGAATTTGATCAGACCGTCGAACTCGACGCACTCACTCTCCGTAAGCTCAACATCGGGCCTTACAGCAACAATGTCTACATCTTCATCTGCAAGGAAACGAAAGAGAGCATCATCATCGACACGTCCTACTCCGCCGATCCGATATTGTCCGCGTGCAAGGGAACGAATATCAAGTACATCCTCCAGACCCACTGCCACGGCGATCACATTGACGCCATTGACGAGGTCAGGAGCCGCGCCGGCGCGCCACTGGGGCTGCACCCCGAGGACGAAAAGGAATTCGGCATCCGGCCCGATTTTCACATCAACGACGGGGACGAGGTGAAATTCGGGAAAGTTTCCCTGAAAGCGATCCACACCCCGGGCCACTGCCGCGGCATGCTGATGTTTCACTATCCCGGGCACTGCATCTGCGGCGACACGATCTTTCCCGGCGGCCCCGGCAAGACGTGGAGCCACGAGAACCTTCTGGTGCTCCTCGATTCGATCAAAAACAAGGTCCTCACCCTGCCCGATGGCACGGTTCTCTATCCCGGTCACGGCGCCAACTCGACCCTCACGCAAAGCAAAGAAGAATTTGCCCGGTTCGTCTCCGCCGGCCGCCCCCGCAAGGGCGAATTCGGTGACGTCATCTGGAATTCCTAAAAAAGGAGAGCTTCATGCCGCAGTCCTCGATTCTATTCAACCATGTCCACCTGGTCTGCCGGGAGCCGGAAGCGACCGTCCGTTTTTTCATCGACAAGCTCGGCGGCGAGGAGGTGCAGCGGGCCGAGGTCCAGGGCGCGCCGCAGATGCACGTCAAATTCAACGGCGCGACCGTCATCATCCGCGGCCAGCGGACCGGCGAGAAGGCCAATCCCAAGGGCGGACTCGAATGGGGCATTGACCATTTCGCCTTCAGCGTGGAGGGCGACTTCGACGCCTATTGCGACGAGATGAAATCGAAAGGGGTCAAATTCACGATGGACCCGGTGGATTTCAACCCGACTACGCGGATTGCCTTCATCCAGGCGACCGACGATGTCAGCATCGAACTCGTCCAGAGAATAAAAAAATAATGCGAACTCGCCATCGGCCTTTTTTCGGTCTGTTTCCAGCCTCCCGGCGGCGGGCTCTTCCCCTGGCCGGGCTCGCGGCCCTCTTTCTTTTCGGGATCCTCGCGCTTTTCGGAAATTCGCCCGCGGACGAGCCCTCCCGGGCGCTTCCGCCGCCCCCGCCCCTCGGGCTCGACGATGTTCCGGTCCCGGACGATAACCCGATGACGCGGCCCAAGGTCGAGCTCGGCCGGATGCTGTTCTTCGAAAAGCGCATCTCCGGCGACGGCACCGTCTCGTGTCATTCCTGCCACAACCCCAAGCGCGGGCTGAGCAGCGGGAAGCAGTACGGCACCGGGATCGGCGGCAAGCTGACCGGCGTCAATCCGCCGACGGTGTGGAACGCCGCCTACTTCGACTTTCAGTTCTGGGACGGCCGGGCGAAAAGCCTCGAGGAGCAGGCCGCCGGCCCCATCACCCATCCCGGCGAGATGGGGGCGACCAAAGAACACGTCGTGCGCGTGCTCAACGGCATCCCGGGCTACCGCCTGGCCTTCAAAAAAGCCTTCGGCACGGAAGAGGTGACCTTCGACAAGGCCCTCAAGGCCATCGCCACCTTTGAGCGCACCCTCATCTCCGGGGATTCCCCCTTCGATCAATGGAAATTCAGCGGAGACAAGCTGGCGATATCGGAGGACGCGAAAAAGGGGTTCGCCCTTTTCAACGACAAGGCCAAGTGCGTGAAATGCCATCTGGTGGACGCCTTCAGCGCCCCCTTCACCGACAACAAGTTTCACAACGTGGGCATCGGGATGGAGAAGAGCCCGCCCGAGGAGGGCCGGGCGAAAGTCACCGGCCAGAAGCAAGACCTCGGAAAGTTCAAGACGCCGACCCTGCGGCTTATCACGCTGACCGCCCCCTACATGCACGATGGCCGTTTCCGCACGCTCGCTGAGGTTGTGGATTTCTACGACAAGGGCGGAACGCAGAATCCCAATCTCGACCCCGACATCAAACCCTTGAGCCTGACGCCGGAGGAGAAAAAACATCTTATCGCCTTCCTGCGCTCGCTCACCGGCACTGTCCCCAGCATCCGGCTTCCGGATCTTCCCAAGTGAAGCAGCACTTTCTTTCGGCGGCCATCGTCTTTGCGCTCCTCTCTTCCGCACTTCCCGCGGCGGCGGCTCTGCGCCCCAACGCGGAGAAGGGAAAGCTCCTCTTCGGGGGAAACGGATGCGGCGTGTGCCACACCGTGAGCGGCCCCGAGAAAAAGCTCCCGGTGACCGAGCGCCACAACGCCAAGGGCCCCACCCTCTGGTACGCCGGCAGCAAGTTCGGCCCCGGCTATCTGGCCCAGTGGCTCAAGAACCCGAAGCCCTTCCGCGGGGTGAAATACGGAACCCTCATCAAGCGTCCCGACCCCCATCCCGCCCTCGCCAACCTGGACGCCCGGGATGTCGCCACCTACCTGCAAACCCTCAAGGACCCCGAGATGCGCACGGGCACCGTCCCCCGGTGGAAGAAAATTCCGCGAGGAGTTCTGCGGCGGGCCCGCATCCTTTTCCAGAAGAAACAGCCCTGCTACGCCTGCCACAAGGTCCGCATCCGCAAGACCGTCTACCGGCAGCCCATCGAGGTGGGCGGCTTCAGCGGCCCCCATTTCTTCGACACGGGCCGGAGGCTCAACCCCGATTTCATTATCGCCTTTCTCCAGCGCCCGGAGCGCTACAACCCGAACGGGAGGATGCCCGTGTACGGGGACAAGGCGTTCACGCGGCTGAGCGAAAAAGACATGATCGCGCTGGCCGCCTATATCGCGTCCTTGAAATGAGAACTTCCATGCGCGCATTGACTCTGGCTTTCATGATTCTTTTCCTGGCGGGCGCAGCCGAGACCCAGGAGCGGCCCCGGGCCGAGGACAACTTCACATGGCACTGCGTCCAGTGCCACGGACCGCGCGGCGACGGCAAGGGCATCAACAACACGCGAGACCTCCCCGTCGCCCCCCGGAACCTCTCCGACGGAAAAGACATGGCCCAGTTCTCGGACGAGGACATGGTCCGCACCATCACCCATGGCGGCGGCGTGAACGATCTTTCCTCGATCATGCCACCCTGGGGGAATCTCCTCCCGCCGGATGAGATCAAGGATCTCGTCGCCCACGTCCGGAAGCTCTTCAAATGCCAATTCGACCCGAAGGCCAAGGAGGCATACCTCCGGCGCGAGGGCAAACTGCCGCCCGCCGGGGGGGAGAAAAAATGATGGCTCGGATTGCCGCAGCCGCGCTTTTTTCCCTATGCGTCGCCGCACCGGCTGCCCTCCACGCGGCGGGAGAGCGCATCCTCGTCACCAACACGCGCGAGGGAACCCTCAGCGTCATTTCTCGGGACACCCACAAAGTCATCAAGACCCTGCCCGCCGGGAGAAAGGCCAACCGCCTCGCCCTCGCTCCGGACGGGCGGCACGCCTGGATCATCAACGACGGCTCGTCCTTCGTGCGTATCTTCGATGTTCACGAACTGAAATTTGTGGGGAAAATCCGCGGCGGGCGCGACCCCTACAATCTCGTGTTCTCGAAAGACGGAAGTTTGGCTTACTTCGTCAACACCTACTCGGACAACGTAACGGTCTTCGATCTCATCAAGAAGCGAATCGTCCATGTCATCCGGCACGGCGGCAACAATCCGGTCAACATCAAAATCTCGCCCGATGGAAAAATCGCCTACGTCGCCAATGAATTAAGCGAGGATGTCTCCGTCGTGGACCTCGCGGCCCGGAAACCTCTCAAGCAGATCGAGGCCGGACACTACATGGAGGGGATCACCTTCAGCCCGGACGGGAAAACCTCCATCATCACGAACGGCGCCCAACACACCTACAGCGTCGTGAACGCCGAAACCCACGAAGTCTCCCAGACCGTCAAGCTCCGGGGCGAGCCCCACGACGCGCTCATCACCCCGGACGGAAAATTTCTTTATGTGACCCTGCCCCACATGAACTCCGTCTCGGTTTATTCGATGGAAACGCACAAGGAAGTCGCATTCGTCAAACAGGGAATCCGGCCCGATCTCATTGCCTTCACCCCCGACGGCGCCCTGGCCTACATCTCCAACCGCGACTCGGCCGAGGTCTACGTCATGGACGCGCAGAAGCACCGGAACGTGCGGAGCATTAAGGTGGGAAAGGGCGCGCACGGCGTGCTCGTCGTGCCGATGCCGGAGAAGGCGGCCGGTGCCGGCCGTGCGACCAGCGCCGGGAAAGCCGCGAAGTAAACCCCGCTTCGGCCTAGGCCCCCTCGCCCGTTGCGCAGCGGAAACCGATCTTGTTGTTCCGGTAGATGGGGAGGCGATCGTAGCGGTTGTGGGTAGTGGCCCATTCAAGGGGGCTGCCCCAGGAGGCACCGCGGACGACCCGTGTTTTGCCCTCGGCAGGCCCGGCCGGCTCGCGCTCGGCCATCGTGCGGTAGGCGTTTTTCTGGTAGCGATCGGCCACCCACTCCCAGAGATTTCCAGACATATCGAGAAGGCCGAAAGGACTCGCCCCCTTCGGGAAGCTCCCCACCGGCGCAACGCCGGGGAAGCCATCCTTTTCACCCTTCACGTTCGCACGGCCCGGGATTTTTTGATTCCCCCAGGGAAACCGCCTGCCGTCGGCGCCTCGCGCGGCGTGCTCCCATTCGGCTTCGGTCGGGAGCCGCCGGCCCGCCCAGCGGCAATAGGCCTCGGCGTCATTCCAACTCACCTGGGAGACGGGCTGCTCGGGCATCTTCTTCCAGTCGGAACCCGGCCCCTCGGGCCGCGCCCACATCGCACCGCGAACATTCCGCCAGCCGCCCTTGCCCTTTTGAAGAGAAAAGTCCCAGACCCAGCCCCACCCCGCCTTTTCGGCGTCGGTCCGGTGGGTGGTCAACTCCATGAACTTGGCGAACTGCCGGGCCGGAACCTCGGTCCGGTCCATCCAGATCGAGGAGACGTAGACGCGGCGCACAGGGCGCTCATCCGCATCGCCCTTTTTGCTTCCCATCTGGAACCATCCGCCCGGGACATGGGCGAGCACCGCCCCGTCGAACCCTGATATTTTTGTTTTTGCGGCCCCGAGCGCGGGCGCCGCCAGGGTGAAAACAAAAAGAACGCACAAAGCCGCCTTCCGCCATCCGAAACGCTCCATTGTCACGCCAATTTCTCCTTCCCGGGAGGGCGTCAATCCTGAAGAGGCCCGCGGGGGTCATCCACAAACGTGGTTCCGGCGGCTTGCTTGTTGGGGGTGTTCCCGTAGGTGAAGATGAGCTCGGCCACCTCGGTGTGGCTCGGGTTTTCCTGCCCATGGATGCACCCGCAGGGGAAATAGACGAAATACTCCTGCGGCACTTCCCGGCACTGGATCTCCCCGCCGTCATCCTTCCAATAGATGTTCACCGGCCCTTTGGCGATGTATATCGTCGTATCGCAATTCTTGTGGATGTGAAGATGGTTCCGCCCGCGGGGAGGGATGATGGTGCGGCCCATCGTGATGGTCTTCGTGCCGGTGGTCTGCTCGTCCACGCCCCAGCGGATGTCGTAGGGCGGCTCGTAGGCGGTGTCCTGATTCACGTCCAGCGAATTGATGATTTTCGGTACGGGTATTTTTCCCATGTTTTCCTTCCTCTGATATACGGATAAAAGCCGTGCAAAATCCTAGATCATCCTTCCCACCCCGACAAGCGCGATCCCCGCCCCGCGGAGCGAAAAAGCGAGGAAAATGCTCCGTTTCCCCGGATGTTTTTTTCATGTATTATATGAGCACTCTGATAAGGGGTCAGACCGGAACCGCGGCATTTTCCATCCCTTTTTCAACAGGAAACAGGTCATCGTTATGCCGACGAAAATCGAAATACGCAATTTAAGAAAAGTCTACAACACCCCAGAGCGCAAGGTGCATGCCCTGGAAGACGTGAACCTCAACATCGAGGACGGGGAATTCCTGGCGCTCGTCGGCCTCTCCGGCTGCGGCAAGACCACCCTGCTGAACATCCTCGCCGGATTCGTCGAGATCACGGCCGGAACCGTTCTCATGGACGGGAAAACCATCACCTCCGAATACGACAAGGGCGTGGTCTTCCAGGAGTACGCGCTTTTCCCGTGGCTCACCGCGCTGAAAAACGTCGAATACGGGCTGGCGATCCGCGATGTCCCGCCCAAAGAGCGCGAGGAGATCGCGCGGGAGTTTCTCCGGCTGGTGCGGCTTCAGGATTTCGCGGACATGTACCCGCACAACCTCTCCGGCGGCATGCGGCAGCGCGTCGCCGTCGCGCGGGCGCTCGCGTTCGACCCCCAGGTGCTCCTGATGGACGAGCCCTTCGGCGCCCTCGACGCCCAGACGCGCGAGGAGCTGCAGGAGCTCACCGTGGACGTCTGGAGGAAAACCAAAAAGACCGTCCTCTACGTCACCCATAACCTGAGCGAAGCCGTCTACATGGGAGAGCGCGTGGTTGTTTTCGTTCCGAACCCGGGCCGGATCCGCGAGATCGTTTCCATCAAAATCCCGCGGCCCCGCGACGCCCTTTCAAAGGAATTCATTGAAATCCAAAGAAATCTCAACGAATTGATCCGCAGCTAACGCCGGAGGAATACTTATGACACAAGCCTCGGCCGCCGGTCTCCCACCGGCCATTTTCCAAGAAGACCCCAAGAGAAAAGTCTGGTTGGTGGTCCAGGAAAAACTCCGCCCCATCTATCCCTTCATCGTAATGGCCGCGCTCTGGGAGGCCGCCGCCCGGCAGGCGCAGGCGAGAAACCTGGGGCAGCTCTTCCCGACCCTGGAAATGATCGCCGTCCGGGCCTGGGAGCTCGTGACGGGCCCCCTCATACGGGCGCTGACGGAGAACCCCGACCTGCCGGTCAGCGACTACTTCTACTACCTCTGGCAGAGCCCCATCCTCTGGCACACTCTCGCTACGGCCTGGCGCCTTCCCGTGGCGTTCGCGATCGGCGGCATCATCGGCCTCGTCATCG
This region of bacterium genomic DNA includes:
- a CDS encoding dihydrofolate reductase family protein, with protein sequence MAMTLDGKIASADRVDRPLGGAADREEMNRLRAEADIILWGGGTLRAARHPARVRDAALEAARRKAGRPLHPANGVVTAG
- a CDS encoding MBL fold metallo-hydrolase, whose amino-acid sequence is MGEFDQTVELDALTLRKLNIGPYSNNVYIFICKETKESIIIDTSYSADPILSACKGTNIKYILQTHCHGDHIDAIDEVRSRAGAPLGLHPEDEKEFGIRPDFHINDGDEVKFGKVSLKAIHTPGHCRGMLMFHYPGHCICGDTIFPGGPGKTWSHENLLVLLDSIKNKVLTLPDGTVLYPGHGANSTLTQSKEEFARFVSAGRPRKGEFGDVIWNS
- a CDS encoding VOC family protein; this translates as MPQSSILFNHVHLVCREPEATVRFFIDKLGGEEVQRAEVQGAPQMHVKFNGATVIIRGQRTGEKANPKGGLEWGIDHFAFSVEGDFDAYCDEMKSKGVKFTMDPVDFNPTTRIAFIQATDDVSIELVQRIKK
- a CDS encoding c-type cytochrome; this translates as MRTRHRPFFGLFPASRRRALPLAGLAALFLFGILALFGNSPADEPSRALPPPPPLGLDDVPVPDDNPMTRPKVELGRMLFFEKRISGDGTVSCHSCHNPKRGLSSGKQYGTGIGGKLTGVNPPTVWNAAYFDFQFWDGRAKSLEEQAAGPITHPGEMGATKEHVVRVLNGIPGYRLAFKKAFGTEEVTFDKALKAIATFERTLISGDSPFDQWKFSGDKLAISEDAKKGFALFNDKAKCVKCHLVDAFSAPFTDNKFHNVGIGMEKSPPEEGRAKVTGQKQDLGKFKTPTLRLITLTAPYMHDGRFRTLAEVVDFYDKGGTQNPNLDPDIKPLSLTPEEKKHLIAFLRSLTGTVPSIRLPDLPK
- a CDS encoding cytochrome c, with protein sequence MKQHFLSAAIVFALLSSALPAAAALRPNAEKGKLLFGGNGCGVCHTVSGPEKKLPVTERHNAKGPTLWYAGSKFGPGYLAQWLKNPKPFRGVKYGTLIKRPDPHPALANLDARDVATYLQTLKDPEMRTGTVPRWKKIPRGVLRRARILFQKKQPCYACHKVRIRKTVYRQPIEVGGFSGPHFFDTGRRLNPDFIIAFLQRPERYNPNGRMPVYGDKAFTRLSEKDMIALAAYIASLK
- a CDS encoding cytochrome c; this translates as MRALTLAFMILFLAGAAETQERPRAEDNFTWHCVQCHGPRGDGKGINNTRDLPVAPRNLSDGKDMAQFSDEDMVRTITHGGGVNDLSSIMPPWGNLLPPDEIKDLVAHVRKLFKCQFDPKAKEAYLRREGKLPPAGGEKK
- a CDS encoding beta-propeller fold lactonase family protein translates to MMARIAAAALFSLCVAAPAALHAAGERILVTNTREGTLSVISRDTHKVIKTLPAGRKANRLALAPDGRHAWIINDGSSFVRIFDVHELKFVGKIRGGRDPYNLVFSKDGSLAYFVNTYSDNVTVFDLIKKRIVHVIRHGGNNPVNIKISPDGKIAYVANELSEDVSVVDLAARKPLKQIEAGHYMEGITFSPDGKTSIITNGAQHTYSVVNAETHEVSQTVKLRGEPHDALITPDGKFLYVTLPHMNSVSVYSMETHKEVAFVKQGIRPDLIAFTPDGALAYISNRDSAEVYVMDAQKHRNVRSIKVGKGAHGVLVVPMPEKAAGAGRATSAGKAAK
- a CDS encoding SUMF1/EgtB/PvdO family nonheme iron enzyme translates to MERFGWRKAALCVLFVFTLAAPALGAAKTKISGFDGAVLAHVPGGWFQMGSKKGDADERPVRRVYVSSIWMDRTEVPARQFAKFMELTTHRTDAEKAGWGWVWDFSLQKGKGGWRNVRGAMWARPEGPGSDWKKMPEQPVSQVSWNDAEAYCRWAGRRLPTEAEWEHAARGADGRRFPWGNQKIPGRANVKGEKDGFPGVAPVGSFPKGASPFGLLDMSGNLWEWVADRYQKNAYRTMAEREPAGPAEGKTRVVRGASWGSPLEWATTHNRYDRLPIYRNNKIGFRCATGEGA
- a CDS encoding ABC transporter ATP-binding protein encodes the protein MPTKIEIRNLRKVYNTPERKVHALEDVNLNIEDGEFLALVGLSGCGKTTLLNILAGFVEITAGTVLMDGKTITSEYDKGVVFQEYALFPWLTALKNVEYGLAIRDVPPKEREEIAREFLRLVRLQDFADMYPHNLSGGMRQRVAVARALAFDPQVLLMDEPFGALDAQTREELQELTVDVWRKTKKTVLYVTHNLSEAVYMGERVVVFVPNPGRIREIVSIKIPRPRDALSKEFIEIQRNLNELIRS